In Deltaproteobacteria bacterium, one DNA window encodes the following:
- a CDS encoding patatin-like phospholipase family protein, translating to MLGLVLTAGGARGAYQAGVLKRIGEIAALRHKPSPFRIVTGASAGAINGAMIAALSPNFREATQQLARLWSEVTVRDVFKADALSLGANGLRMLQDLTFGGLLPGAGVRSLLDASPLRAFLAKHLPLEGIAESIRRGHLYAAAVSATSYHSGKSFTFIEGTPGHPLWVKARRVTLAVRLTIDHICASAAIPIVFQPVRLRSEVGDFYFGDGGLRLVTPFSPAIRLGATRVFAVGIRCPRSADDLSQTELITRRDEEPKMPPPPLSQICGVFFNAIFLDHLDTDLDHLKRMNELVRRYGGGAVTSTQETDRPAMEPMRVVTPLAINPSEDLAIVAKALAHKMPRLVRYLMDGLGTPDAQSADLMSYLLFDSAYTRALIDIGYRDAAARIDEIEAFLLADAVGAVAPRPVSVLKPRTSRVASESSRPA from the coding sequence ATGCTCGGTCTCGTATTGACGGCTGGCGGCGCGCGCGGCGCCTATCAAGCGGGTGTGCTCAAGCGCATCGGTGAGATCGCCGCGCTCCGCCACAAGCCCTCTCCATTTCGAATCGTCACCGGCGCGTCGGCGGGCGCGATCAACGGGGCGATGATCGCGGCGCTGAGTCCCAATTTCCGCGAGGCGACGCAGCAACTCGCCCGATTGTGGTCGGAAGTCACGGTGCGCGACGTGTTCAAGGCCGATGCGCTGTCGCTCGGCGCCAACGGTCTGCGCATGTTGCAGGATTTGACCTTCGGTGGGTTGCTCCCGGGCGCCGGTGTGCGCTCGTTGCTCGACGCCTCGCCGCTGCGCGCCTTTCTCGCCAAGCACCTGCCGCTCGAGGGTATCGCCGAATCGATCCGGCGCGGACATCTCTACGCCGCGGCGGTGTCAGCCACCAGCTACCACTCGGGCAAGTCGTTCACCTTCATTGAAGGAACGCCTGGGCATCCGCTGTGGGTGAAGGCCCGCCGCGTCACGCTTGCGGTCCGACTCACCATCGATCACATCTGCGCCTCGGCGGCGATTCCGATTGTCTTCCAGCCGGTGCGGCTGCGCTCGGAGGTTGGCGATTTCTACTTCGGCGATGGCGGACTGCGGTTGGTGACGCCGTTCAGCCCGGCGATCCGGCTTGGCGCCACGCGGGTGTTCGCGGTCGGGATCCGTTGCCCGCGTTCGGCAGACGATCTCTCGCAGACGGAGTTGATCACCCGGCGCGACGAAGAACCGAAGATGCCACCGCCGCCGCTGTCGCAAATCTGTGGCGTCTTCTTCAACGCCATCTTTCTCGATCATCTCGATACCGATCTCGATCACCTCAAGCGGATGAACGAGTTGGTTCGCCGCTACGGCGGGGGTGCGGTTACCTCCACGCAGGAAACTGACCGGCCGGCGATGGAGCCCATGCGGGTCGTGACCCCGCTGGCGATCAATCCTTCTGAAGATCTGGCGATCGTCGCCAAGGCCTTGGCGCACAAGATGCCGCGTCTCGTGCGATACCTCATGGATGGTCTGGGAACCCCGGACGCGCAGAGCGCCGATCTGATGAGTTACCTGCTCTTCGATTCCGCCTACACGCGGGCGTTGATCGACATCGGCTATCGCGATGCCGCTGCGCGCATCGATGAGATTGAAGCGTTTCTCCTCGCCGACGCGGTCGGCGCCGTCGCCCCTCGTCCCGTCTCGGTCCTGAAGCCGCGCACCTCGCGCGTCGCCAGCGAATCATCGCGGCCGGCGTAG